attcataGTTAACTAGTTTCCATTAACCTTAAGCAAACTTTAAGGTATTTCGAAGTGTTTTAACCTCGTACGTGTGAGTGTTGGACACTCATTAATGACGTGGTCTGCATTTTCTTCCTCTTCCGTCCACCAGCGGTATTCCGGATTATCCATGTTTCTTATAGCACGAAGATGACATACAAGATGACCGTTACCGGTTCCAGTCGAATTTCGCGTATGTTCAAGCACTCGATTGACAGAAAGCCTATCTACGTCTGACTGCAAAGTTTGTCTTGTAAATAAACTACTCAGAGATGTGAGAGCTGCTCTAAGAATTGATTCTGGGCTCATTGGTAGTTTTGCTAATCCCAATCTAGCGAGTAAAACAACCTCATCGTGATCCTTATCGTTCAAATGAACGAACTGCCACCACTAAGTAGTTTTTGCACCTCTGAGCAAACCTAGAGCACACTGTTTCCGTTGTTAAGGCTTTTATGGCCATTACAGCGATTACTTCCGCTTCGAAGACAGTAGCATGTTTCACAAGCTTATTTTAGAGTGTCCAACGCAGGATCCTACCTCGAACAAGCTATTTATCCTTTAAATATCCAGGTACCGGGTGGCTTCATTCGAAATACATAGTGATCAGTAAATGTAGACGTATTAATACATTTGGAGAATGTTGTCTTATCAAATTGACCACCTAGAACATGCCCTTTCACTTGATTTGCTATTAATTCTTCCACATATCGACTTTTAAGACTTTTAAGTGCCACAATCTTGCCACAATTTTTGTCCTCAACCTTCCATCAATACTTGTTCCACTCCTTTTTTGTGTTATACGTTATCCAGAACATCCGAAGCATTACATCAGAAGATAAAAGATTTGTCCGATTTTCAAAATCCGGGTGCACTTAGACgtgttttaattttgataaaccATAAAACTATCAAATTCTAGATGATAAGGATATGCATAGAAGATTTAGAGTATCAAACTTTCAATCATCAACAAAAGTACGACCATTCTGTACAACGATGCCAATAGGACTCAGTTCTGGATGGAATCAAGTTCAGTTTAATTTAGCAGACTTCACGAAGAGAGCTTATGGTAAGCAAAACAGATAAATAACCATTTTAtgttgaatatatttcaaatttgtgaAAAGAAATTATCGAATGGAGAATATGCTCAGAACATGTTTTTAAATCTTAGAGGATATAAAAACAGATCACCTACACATCTTTCAAACCATGTTTTAATCCCGCAGATGTTTATTCTGGAACCCTTTACCTCTCTTTTGGTGTTTCGAAGCATTTTTGATAGTTTGACACTCAAAcggttttatcaaaaaaattctcttctCAACTCTGCATTTGTTCTGAtctcaaataattttccagGTTCAACGTACATGGAGACTGTTAGAGTTCAGATACATGCTAATGTGCGTATCCGAAGGCTTTATTTCACTGATACTCTTTACTCAGACGAAGAGTTACCAAATGAATTCAAATTGTTCGGACCGGTACAAAAGAAGAAAGAGGAAAAGAAGCCTTCGAAAGAgcaaagtatttataaaaagtcGACTCTAGATCAtcattattataactttttttgttaatagttgCGGCAAAAGAGGAAGAAGTCAAGCCACCAGAAGAAGTGCCACCACCTCCGTCGCCCGTAGACGCAACGGGAGCAGAAGAAGGTATTTTAGAAGAAATTGTAGAAGTAGAAGCAGAGGATAAACCTGCAGCTGAAGCCGAAGAAGCTGGTGGAGAAGAAGTAGCTGCGCCAGAAGCAGGCGAAGCGGCCGAATCACATCCGGAAGACGCAGTACCAGAAGGTATCatcgttttttattaaaatatttttcatttcaagaatattttgaagGTGAAGTAAAACAAGAGGAGGCACCTGAAGAGGGCGCACCAGAAAAAGCTACGGAAGAAACGGGCGAACCGCACGCCGAAGGAGAAGCTCCCGAAGGTGATAAAGTATCTGTTCAAGAAGCTGCTGCAGTAGAAGGTGAACCTGCCGCAGAAGCCGAACCGGCCACAGAAGCAGCTGTACCGGAAGCAGGAGCTGAAACTAAACCTGAAGCAGAAGCTGCACCGACAGAAGGAGGCGAAGAAACGCATGCTGAAACTGAAGCAGTTACCACAGAAGGTATTAAATTTAAACATCTAAGTTATATGTTAGTGTATTTTGTTCGTTATAAagccataaaaattcaacaaaacatGAACTTCTCttatcattttatattaataatcaatttgtaCCTTCATGAATTGTTTAGTTGGTGAAACGGCTACAGAAATAACAGAAGGAACAACAGAAGCAACAACAGAAGCAACCTCAGAACCAGCAACAGAAGCAACAACAGAAGCAACGGAAGTAACAGCAACTACAGATGAGCCAGCAACGACTGATGAACCTTCAGTAGCTGCAGAAACTACTGctaatgaataaaattgtatatCTACAACTGATTTCAATGAACATCTTATAATTTCGATGCTAGATGCTGTTGGGAAACCAAAATGATCTATCATCAAAAATCACGTACATCAAACTAACtaatttattatggaaatatttatttatttttatgcgaCACATTTTTTACAGTTATTCTCAGGTCCTTTCTTGTGATATTAATCTTTACGTGTGtcatatatttatgaaaatttgtttaataaaatatctgaaagtGTTACTATTATTTCTTAAAGAACCTACAAAACTATGTTATAGACGGTTCATCTAGATGAGTCGACTAAAATAAGTAGGAAACAAGTTGATAAAGAGAGCGACGTATGGAAACTCTATCTCTCTCTACTCTGTTCTAATTGGATCGTCGTGACGTCAAAGTTACAACTAGTAGAAACGGCAAAAGAGAATAATATTGTCGACTAGATAGAGATTAAAAGTAATAAACCGACGCTTTTTCCCTCTCTAGCAATAGTACAAATCCACTTAACTGTCGATCTatatatctttaatattaactctatgattATGAACCACCTAAATAGTGGTGATATGATATGGATTTAATGACATTGCAACATTTATTCTGGGTAGGTAACTTATACAACGACGGAGTAGATGTGGTTGCCTATATTAGAAATTCTTTTCAGTAATAGAACGTAgacaaaaaactttattgaaatGTATTGAATGGAAGATAGTTTTTAACTAGGAGTACAAAAGATTATAAccatatttaatttgtttctatgagcatgtattatatattatatattagtaTAAATGGTTGCATAAGTACTAGTTATACAAATAGATATACATCTCtgcaatttttattactatagaCTTAAACTTATTGAGAAATTAAgcagtttttttctttttaaataattttatacatcaattttcaacattaataGATGAATATTGATTATAATCATAAATATAGTAATTCAATAGTGACTATTGATAAGTGGAAGtaacttttcataaaattggTACTTCTAAGTGGTTCATTATCCCGTTAACTCACACGAAAGGTTCTCTAGGTAAacttaattgaaatttcatatataaaagtcaaaataaatttttcaaggTTTTCTTTTGCTTTAATGACTACGTATCGTAGACGTAGCCACAGCCTTGAATTTGATATGGATTTGTTCGTTTCGTGGGATCGGAGCACGATATTAATGTCATCTCTTTCTTAAACGTGTATAATATTGTTCATTTCTTTCTACCAATCCATCTGTctgtcaaatttgatatatagaACAAAAACTAGTGCTAacttagaaaaatatttgatatag
The window above is part of the Diorhabda sublineata isolate icDioSubl1.1 chromosome 3, icDioSubl1.1, whole genome shotgun sequence genome. Proteins encoded here:
- the LOC130441784 gene encoding fibrous sheath CABYR-binding protein-like, with translation MFANTYQSGFISIFYSVGSNPLAIWDRQVKNGHIRRVIDEDVKSLVLEVAGTNVATTYITCPIKPRASLGIRMPFLVMIIKNMKKYFTFEIQILDDKDMHRRFRVSNFQSSTKVRPFCTTMPIGLSSGWNQVQFNLADFTKRAYGSTYMETVRVQIHANVRIRRLYFTDTLYSDEELPNEFKLFGPVQKKKEEKKPSKEQIKPPEEVPPPPSPVDATGAEEGILEEIVEVEAEDKPAAEAEEAGGEEVAAPEAGEAAESHPEDAVPEGEVKQEEAPEEGAPEKATEETGEPHAEGEAPEGDKVSVQEAAAVEGEPAAEAEPATEAAVPEAGAETKPEAEAAPTEGGEETHAETEAVTTEVGETATEITEGTTEATTEATSEPATEATTEATEVTATTDEPATTDEPSVAAETTANE